GTCCCTACATAAGTGAATCCAGGAAAACGTTTCGATTTTGCGAATTAACCCCTGCATTCTATAAGAATTCTGCTCGTGCTCCTTTCATCATCTTATCCGTAACTCCAACCTGTCGCGCACGCGCACAGACTGCACCCGCCGCGGGGACGCCGCAGCACCATGGCCGCCATCGGCGCGGCCGTCTCCGTCCCGGACGCAGCGCCCGACCTCCACCTCGTCGCGCACCAGTACGAACAGCTCCTCCACCTGTTGCCTCCGCGGACGCACGCCGCGTTGCCCGTCCACCCGGCGGTCGTCGCGCGTTGCGTGTTCGCCCACATGCTGGAGGCCGAGGCGCCCCCGTCCGAGGCCACCATCACCTCGCTCGGTCGCGTCGTCGCCGCAGACGTCGAGGGCGCTGATGACGCCTTTAGGCTCGTCTCCACCATGCGGCAGAAGTACGGCATCGCGCTGCGCCTCCGATCCTACAGCCCCGTGCTTGCCGTAATCCGGCGTCTGGCAAGGCCTACGCGGTCGAGGCCCTCATGGCGGCCTCCGCTGTATCGCCGGAAGAGCCCGAGCTCGCCGTGCTCCTTGAGGTCAGCACAAAGGTCAGGGACGCAGACAAGGTGTATGAGTATATGCACAAGCTGCGGCGAGCTGTCGGCTGTGTGATAGAGGAGACCGCCAAGGTCTTGGAGGGGCGGTTCCAGAGCGAGAAGGCGCAATTGCTCGTAAGCCCGAGTGGGATGTGTGTCAGGTTAAGGGCGCCCTTGTGGCGAACGGCGGTGGGTGCCATCAGCTGGGGTGGCTTCGAACCGGACCATGGATGGTGCAGCGGGTGAGAGTTGGGGCAGACGACAAGTGCGGTGGATGCAGATGCCGCCTAGGTTCTGTTGATACACAGAAGTTTGCTGAGCTTCTTCATATATGTTACTTTTCACCTCTGTTTATAGAACTCTGGTTGTGTTAACAATTTGATACGTCCTTAAAGACCTTGTGGTTGATTGCCATGTCTGCATGATAATTGCTTGCTGAAGTAACTGGTCCTTCAACTGTAGTTAGGGAGATCCAGAATCTTCATGTACTTAAATCATGGCATTCACCTGGAGATAGTTTTCCTCCCTGTTTTGTGCAACTGACTGTGGTGATATACTGTGGCCAAATTGAATGAGCTTATATGATTAACTTCTTCATCCATAATTTCAGTTTGGTTTATGGAAATTGAACTACTATTGTGTTAACACACATGAGTCATATTTAGGCTTCACATTTTGTAGTTTTATGCAGGTTGTCAGATAAATTCTTCTCGGCATCTTATATTCTATATCGTATACAGGTGCCTCGGTCGTCCAAACATTGTAAGGGACATTCTAGGATTTTAATTTGACATAAAATCTGTATTATTTCTACAATGTCTCAAGACTCTCAACAAGGCTGAGGTGAATATGCTGCAGCTATGTGCTGGACAATGTCGCCACCGCTGAATTCGCCGGAAGATATCCGCCATCCGAACGTGCTCCACCTGAGGTATGTAACATTAGCTTTTCCCAAATTATTCTGTAAAATTTCATCTACAATCATAAAAAGTACAGTTCCCCTTGGTCTGGTCTGAAAGACACACATGGGTACATAGGTTTTAGTGATTGAAGATATTGCAATGCTATATTGGTGAATAAGTTCATGAACAAATGAAACTGGAAGATACACCAGATGGTCCAGATATCACAAAGATAGTGGAGGAAGCGTAGTAGGTTTCTTTTCCATTGCATACTGTGATCAGAACTAATTCTTTGCCCTTGTGCTGTAGGAGTAGGACACACCTTTCTGCAGATACGTGTCCACATGCATCATGCTTTAAGTATCTGCTTTCATGGGGTAACTCACTCGGTATGTTTCTTAAGAGGATGTGACTAACTGGAAAATATTTTATGGCTGACAACATGAGTAAGCATGTAATAAAAGTTTAAGTTTTGGTGTTTGCTAAATTTCGGTTCTGATTTGGAAGATACATACATTATTTTTTGAGTTTGCTTTACTTAGAGTATGAACTGATGCTTTTCAAAGATACACGTTCAAGCTGAAGAGTTAAGTGTATTAGCTTGGCTTGGACTCGGGGGTTTGTCCAAACGTAGCTTTATGGTTTTTACTCTACGTATGCAATTACAATCTTCACAAATAAGGATGGAGAGGGGAAGAAAAATGTTGGTGGACAAAAAAAGAAAGTGCCTAGAACGTGCAAGAATTTTAAGCAGGTTGGCTTCCATGATAGCGTAATTGCCCTAACAATAACTAAGAAAACTACTGGTACTTTTCATGGCCATACAATTTATTTTTCTTTCAGAAATGTTGATACACACACAAACTTATTTGTTTATGTCAGACTGCAGGTCTTGTTCCAGCTCCAGGACGCATTTCGGCACGACAACTTGGCGTTGAAGCTCATGTGTTGGACGGATTTTACATGAACTTTGTGCTTTATATTTCCTAGAAGATTATCATTTTATTTCGGAATATTGTAGGTCTGTTGAATATTTATATCTGAATATTGTATTTTTGAAAATTTATGTCTGAATATTCATCAAAATGGCCATGGTGGAATTTTGTTTCGCAATGCAAGAATATTATTTCTCACAGCAAGTTGTTTGCCGTAACCTCTCTTACGGACTCTTTTGGCACGGAAGTAGCTACGGATGGAAGTGTAAATCTGTGGTTGGTTAGTGGTGGGACCCTCAACCAAATTCAAGGGGAGAGAGATTAATGAGGAGCACACATGTTAGCCCATAACCTCTCTCCCATGGAGAATGCCCCATAAGTGTAGGATTAGTGTTATATTCCAACCTCCGATCACTGTTGTACATCCTCAATCCGATGGAGCACGATGATAGTTTTTAGTTTTTACTGAACAAGCGTTTTCACTTGATATTTCGCCATATAAATAACTAGGTAGTTTAAAGAAAGAAGAATTAACTAGGAGGGACACGCTCCTTTACCCATCAAATCGCTTGGCCGTGCAtgcattttttcttcttctctgaATCTACATGCACACGATTGCGGGTTTGGTTCTACATTTTTTTAAGTTGGATTTGTATCTGTTTTTTTTAACGTACTCATATTGACTACATATCTTAGGGCACACGCGGCGGTAATATGTATGCCTGTACACCCAATAAATTAAATACATAAATTATTTACGGGCGCTGCTGATTTTCATTTATACGAGTGCATAGTAAAATATCGGCACCAAAACATAGGAATTTACATGTCATGGCCACAGAGTCTTTAATTGTTCTCAATAAGGTTGTTGTTTCGGATCAGGAATAAGATGACATGCTTGGTGTCCTTGAAGATGGTCATGTTGAAGGTGGTAC
This sequence is a window from Aegilops tauschii subsp. strangulata cultivar AL8/78 chromosome 7, Aet v6.0, whole genome shotgun sequence. Protein-coding genes within it:
- the LOC109752766 gene encoding uncharacterized protein isoform X4; this translates as MAASAVSPEEPELAVLLEVSTKVRDADKVYEYMHKLRRAVGCVIEETAKVLEGRFQSEKAQLLVSPSGMCVRLRAPLWRTAVGAISWGGFEPDHGWCSGLSDKFFSASYILYRIQVPRSSKHSMCWTMSPPLNSPEDIRHPNVLHLRSCSSSRTHFGTTTWR
- the LOC109752766 gene encoding uncharacterized protein isoform X2 codes for the protein MAASAVSPEEPELAVLLEVSTKVRDADKVYEYMHKLRRAVGCVIEETAKVLEGRFQSEKAQLLVSPSGMCVRLRAPLWRTAVGAISWGGFEPDHGWCSGLSDKFFSASYILYRIQVPRSSKHSMCWTMSPPLNSPEDIRHPNVLHLRSRTHLSADTCPHASCFKYLLSWGNSLDCRSCSSSRTHFGTTTWR
- the LOC109752766 gene encoding uncharacterized protein isoform X1, translated to MAASAVSPEEPELAVLLEVSTKVRDADKVYEYMHKLRRAVGCVIEETAKVLEGRFQSEKAQLLVSPSGMCVRLRAPLWRTAVGAISWGGFEPDHGWCSGLSDKFFSASYILYRIQVPRSSKHSMCWTMSPPLNSPEDIRHPNVLHLRSRTHLSADTCPHASCFKYLLSWGNSLGLVPAPGRISARQLGVEAHVLDGFYMNFVLYIS
- the LOC109752766 gene encoding uncharacterized protein isoform X3 → MAASAVSPEEPELAVLLEVSTKVRDADKVYEYMHKLRRAVGCVIEETAKVLEGRFQSEKAQLLVSPSGMCVRLRAPLWRTAVGAISWGGFEPDHGWCSGLSDKFFSASYILYRIQVPRSSKHSMCWTMSPPLNSPEDIRHPNVLHLRLQVLFQLQDAFRHDNLALKLMCWTDFT